AATTCATGGATGGTGAGGGTAATTTAGCCCCACCATCTTTGGCTCAAGGGAAAGAGGGAGAtggaaaaatacaaaagaataaGATTTTGTATTGAGATGCAAAAGAAATGAGGAAGAGAGTTCTTTTCTCCTACAAGCTTTGTTAAACTATCTTGTAAACTTTGTAAACTAATGTTTGGATGATGTTCTTAAGGGCATATGCTAAaccttaataaatatacaaatttaacTTCTCAGCAattacatttaatttacttcaattcttacatttttcttttcagaaactttagctttttcatattattacaAATATGATTGCTTGGTCTCTGAAATTATTgtctttcatttttaacatttatcacaacaaaataatccgaccaaaagaaattattatgatCATTACAGAACATGAAAAATCTGAAATACAGTTGTTATGGAGAGTGGTCAATTCCTACAATTCCTTTCTGTACCATGTGTAGCAAAGGTAAAGGGACCACTACATTTCATTTGCTCAAAAAGAATGTAGAGAACTCCTGCTGTCAACTTTTCTGGCATAGACAACTTTTCTTCTCAGGAAGATTAAAGAGAAGATGCCTTACATATGCAAATGTGACTTTACAGGAAGGTGCAGCACAACAGTCAATTTCCCCTGGAATAACATTCCAAGGTCACTTTCTCAAATTTCCAAGCAgtatatttctattataacTAGTATGCATAACTATTATGCAATATTTCAGTGATAGAGCATCTGCCTGTAACGGAAGAGCTCAAGGTATAAAACCTTAATATCATCTTGgcagaaaacaaaaatagcTGGGCAAGTTTCAAATCCATGATACCTTTGTTTATCAGAATGATGTTTATACAAAATATGACAGTAACTCCCTGGTTACAGAGACAAGAAAATACTGATAAAAGAACATCCGCATGTCTACAGACTAACTCCCAAAAAGTATATTAACATTCCACTGATATCAAGTCAACTCAATTAGCTGGGTCCACTTTAGAACtcaaattattaagaaaaaaaaaaaagaaagggcaTTTGCGGAACAGTCTGATTAACTAGTCTCCAGCATAGTAAGTGGATAAAGGATATGTTGCATATTTTGCGAATAGAAAAGCTTTAAAAGGGACAGCAATTTCATTCATGTAGGGAAGAACATGAGGACACAGATTTCCAGAGAAGCTTCCCACTGATCCACACTACCACAAGCTGTAACAGGAACATCAACTAAACAAAATAGGGTGGTTGCACACAAGAAAAAGGCGGGAGAGAGAACTTTCCAGAGGTGACGTTATATCAGGAACCCATTTTCTGCTGTAGAGCTAATCAAAAAGAATCTTCTCTAACATTACATTTGCTTGTTGCCATTTTCAACTCCAGAACTCTTCAAAGCCTTCAATTTTCTGTAACCTACATCAGTGCCGAATATCCTGATAAAACAGAGATAGATCGATCATGGTCAACAGAATGAATCATTTTCCATGCATCAGTATTTgagaaaagatataaaattttccttttaatgACAACCAGAACATGGCAGCTATGAACAATCAGAGTCAATTATACTTCTCAATCATGTTAAGATGACAAGGAACACTGAAATTAGAATCAACGAATTATAAGCATGCTGTGTTCATCGCAAACTCTGTCTTCATGCCATCTTCAAGCTCAAACAGTAAGCTGAACCATGAAGATCAAGGCATTAGACACCTGTAAATCAACACTCATAAAATAGCATGAGAAATTTTGTGTAACATTAGGATTTTAAGAAGTTGTCTGGGACATTTTCTCTGACAGGCCTAAAACACTTTAAGATCAAGTGAATAGACCAGGACCTTACCAAAAGCATGTATATCATTCATAAGCTGATAGGCCCACAACTCATGCAAAACcgtcttctctttttctctttccttcttttttttttttatttgcattAGTTGAATGATACTCaactaaagaataaaaatcacCTAAATTAGATGGGTCTCAGAATCATTAAATTAAACGTAGAGATAATCTCAATAAGAGGACATAAGGACCTAAATTGAGCCTTTAACAAATGACTTGCAAGGAGGAGTCCACTCCTCGAAGTATTGCACTTTCAACTGCATCAACATCTATATTAAGCAATCACTAGTTTCAAGTACTGCCATTGGTCTTCTCTAGTGACCAACCATtgataaaaaatgaagaaaatccTTCTACATAATTAGTgctaattgaaaaataacatGTGAGAACTGATTGAAAAGGCTTTTGAACTGATTATTCCTAGGATTGAGCTGGCCTTCTGAAGTTCAAACTGATTTTGGTTATGCGATGGAAACTGCAGGGAATTTTACAAGATGGCTGAGGCAAGAACAGAACTGAACTAGGAGAATCTGACTGCAAAACAAAATCCAGCTCAACCAAATGATGGTTAGACAAGGAGCAGACTGCTCTCTAGCCTGATTCGATCTCTTTAACCATAAAATCCAATAAGTTAGAGTTGTAATCTAGGTACATacaacttaaaatataaacagcAAAGTTTACATTCTAAccacacaaaagaaaaagagagcacaaataaaaaaagaactcACCAGTCCATATAGATAAAAGTAGACGAGTAGTTGCCAGATTTAGTATACAGCAAGCGGTGGTGATAGTCATGAAAATCGGCACTGGGAAATAAAACACCTTGCTTGCTTTAGAGACATACATACcagcaagaaagaaaaaagcaaagaaGGAAGAGAAACACTTACCCCCCATACAAAGGCATAAAATTGGAAAGGCTCCATGGGAAGTGGTAACCACAGTGTGCTTCAACTGTCTCCAGGACCCTTAGCACCATCCATAACCACAAAGTAATCAGATGGGGACCAGTGATGGCAGGACCAATGATAGTAGCAAAACCAAGAAATAGTATTTCAGCAGGATGAGCATATTCAGATGTCAGACCAAATGGAGTAGCATATCTGCACATGTTATACAGAAACCAGTAAGTGCATCAAACAGCAAGTCATAGATACTATTGCTCAAATTTTTAAGACTAGATAGAaccataaatatttaacttacTCATGATGGACACTGTGCACATGCTTGTACAGCCACTTTGTATGCAAAATCCGATGTCCCCAGTAGAACACAAAATCTTCCAGGATAAAGTAGAATATTATCTGCGTTAGAACTACTTTCctacaaaaattaaaacaagaatCTATGATACACAAGCAATGGTGATTGCTGAAGAAGGTAAAAATACATAGTTATCTGAAAGAGTAGCATGTATTTAGTGCAACTTTGCGAGTACCGCCAGATACTTTAAATGTGCAActgaagagaaaaagaacaaaaaaagatttagtatataaagaaCCTGAAAATACCAGGACGGCAATGGAAGACTACTTCGCATGCCCATGTATTTGAAGACAGGATAGGAGAATATCATGACTGGCAGATTGACACCAAAATGGTACAAAAGTAGGCGAGTAATACATTTCTCCTGAGCTGCAGGACTGTTATTTTTGGTCTGCATAGAACAAGCATCTAGTAGTGACAACAGAAGGATACCAAAAAAAATACACATGAAAAATGAAGCAGCAAATTTCATTACACATTTAAACCATCAATAATGACTTCCAGAAAATGCATAAGTGCTTTTAATGCCTATAAAGCTATGCCTAGAAGCAAGTATAGATGGCCCCAGTCCCACTAAAGCATCAGGCATGTTTATGACTCTATGCATAAAATGGACATTTGACATAAACACTTTACGCTTCAATCTTGGCAGCAAGCTACTAAACTAAATTGaactttaaattttctttttgtaatccTAATTTACTGAGAAATTATGAAACTAGCAGGATTACTATAGCAATAACAGAAACTTGGCAAAAACAAACCTGAATCTTGTACTTGCTCAGCCACCCTGCCctttcaaaatatatgaaaggaAGCCCAGATAAAAAGAAGACACTTTCATGAAGAAAAAAGCTTCCTAGGCATGCCAATTGAAAATCGCTGAAATGTGTAATCAGATACTGCATAAAACAAAACTATTAAAACCTTAAAAGTTTCAGCTATAATTGggaacaataataataataaagcgTTGCAATAGAATTGTTTGAGAAACAAATGGGATTGACAACTTATCAACATTGATCAAGaccaaaaattcaaattaataatttcaattggTCAATCATTTGTAACCTTTCACAGCTCTATAAGGGAAGTTATAACACTCTGTCATGTTGACTTGTAAAAGAATTGTTTTGAGAAATCAAATCGCACAAGAggcataaattaataaatgggAGAAAGAAGGCACGAAATACATACGAATATCTGTACCCAACTTTCATAATTAGTCACTTttcagtaataaaattaatagagaTCTCATAATGAGTAAGCTGTAGTGACAATGACCCAAATCTTTAAACAAGAAgcaatgataaaataacaatgATTTGATACACTTTCATAACAGTGaacaacaaaaaggaaaagaaagaaagaaagaaaaagatctaCCACACATTCTACTAATTACATGCAGTAAAAGCCTCGAATCCTAAGAATACAGAACGAAAGTAGAGCAATATTGGTAGATAGCTAGATCCAgaagaagcaaagaaaaagaaaaatgcatcGCATCTTTAAGGgttaatcataaaaagaaagtgaTAGAGAGAGGGggtaaagaaaagagaaaagagaaaagagaaaagagaaaagagaggagaAAAGGTGTTTTACCAGCCAGCCAGATTCGATGAGGGAAGCCATGAATGAGTGAGTGAATGAATGAAAGAATGAATGGAAGAAGACGGAGAAGACAGAGTTAAGAGTTTGATGATAGTGAGAGTGTGAGGTGTGTTTTTTTATGAAGTAGCACAAGCAGAACCACGAGATGAATGAGACAGACTGTCAGCACGAGGGGAATCTCCccctcttctttcttcttcttttttctttttttttttcttttttctttttctttctttttcttttttactcaCACGAatcataatcttttttttcttatagaatttttgttttatttaaataacattaggtttttattttgaaaaatttgattcaaatattaaaaagactATTCATTTATCCGCAATctatatgataataatttgaaataacttattaaaaatatttgataattagtAAATCCCCATTCATAATTTCACCATAAAAAAAGTCTTTCAATCCttgtttttttaatacatGCTTTTAAAGTTGCCAAAATaagttcttttttaaaaaagtgatggaatttttgctaattttaatttaagatatGTTGATGTGGCATTGATATTGAGTTTTATggctaattttatataaaacgATAAGTTTACCTTTcatatacattttttaatcatatatttcttttttttttcgatcaaataatattctttctactaaattttttaaatataattacttttcttataattaatatttagaatCAATGGAgctcttttaaaaaaaatacttccCACGTGAGTTTAGAACTCGCCTAAATGATTGGATCGACAATAATCCAAAAGTCGCCTCAACGAAGATAGCCAAATTTGACTTCCTACAAGCATCGATAGATAATTCATCATTTGTTAAGTTGCGATTCAAGACTCTTATAAACACGAGATCTATAATCTCTATTATCTTTAAAACCATTTTCTATAGCACTTAAGGACAACTAATCATCACATACcttacttataaatattaaaggaCATTGCAATAGAGGGGCAAATGTAGTTATACCCTTTAAACATTATATCCTAGCCCTCCAAATCCTTTATAGCATACGTTGTATTACCTTTTATCTTTGGTCACATTATTTAGTGTGGTGAGCATGGAAAATCCCTTTAGATTTAGGATAATATTCATCCAATGGATTCCTCGTCTAGcaaaattaactttatttgCAACTAGTTTTCTCTTGATGTGAAAATGATACAAAGACAAGACACCTAAAATAGGTAGTCTCAACCAAACCCATAAACCACCCTTACCCAATAATCCTCTAACAAAGCTGCACATACCTCCACTAACTCCTAGAATCAACAAGATAAAACACCTCTATTGACCCATGATAATCCCTAAAACTCACCCAATGGAGACAACCTCATAAAATCTGTTAAAGTGGTCGTAAATGTGGATGAAGGCCCCTGGTCCAATGATTAAcctcataaaaaatttaatattcttttcacaaaatataaaatttaattaccaATTTAGTGATCTCTTAGAAATTCTTCTGAGATTTTCTATTATCTATCAACATGCAAGTATTTAAACCACAAGTACAATATTATTCAATATCAACGTTTCCATTTTATAGCACATAGATTCAGCAAAATTTTATGTTGTGAGAAGACTTATTATAGGATAAACAGTACTTTGTAGTTTCACATTTTTCCACTTAAAGtatcttataatttaatttacttaCACTTTTACcactttataaattaatattttaattattctataatttaatagtaatataatatccattttcaaaaataaaattatttattaaacaattCAACATACAATTAACTACAATGagctcatattaaataaaatttaacatatatataaatatgtattaattttattaaaaataaaataaaaaataatttttaaaatgaaattataatatttctcagaatattttaatagttgatttaatgataaattacttataaaataattttattattaaatattaatattttattataaaatgataacaacattaaattgtaaaatactaaaatataaaaaaaataaaattataaaatattttattgtcaCAATAAAAACCACAAACCTTTACATATAAAAgcatcaaaaatattttgtaattttccttttaataaatCTCTTGTATAACTGACTTACGAATCCTGTGAGCCCATTAGCACAATTAAACCTATGAGCCCATTTGCACACAGGTGAAAATGCTTCAACTAAACCCAAAACCAAGCATCAATTTCATAGCATCAAATCTTGATTacttaaatattttccatAGCAAAACAATATTCCGACAAAAAGATCTAACCCTAGCCATTGGAGCTCACTGTAATAATAAGGTACCCATTTGTCTGAATCTTGTAATGTTAATCAATGTCTCTAACTCTTCCTTTTGCCCACCAAAACAACGTTttcattgttttcttttttctttatcctttccTACCAAATGAACAAGGGACATATGCTCAGATGggcaagaaaatgaaatatcaACCCACCattctgttttttatttatttataaataatgcaTCAAAACAACATTAAGATTCATTTAACATTTGGTGAAACGTTTAAATTGGGTGTCTATAATTTTCCGGTTTTAAAATAGCTTTCATTTACCTTCCATATAAGAGTATGCACggtctaattaattaatttattaaaataaatttaagaaaaaaaattatatatttagacacttaaattttaactatttagttattttaacattttaatttttaatttaattaaataaacacttcaatttttattttttataatattttaatattttgtaacatataatttcattcaGTATATCTATGTATATTATGCATAGGTGTTTTAATTaggtgtcaaaaattaaaaatacttttaataagttataaaaataaaattttagtgtttattgaattaaactgagagttaagatattaaaatgattaaatacttaaaatttaaatatctgaACATGCATActattatatatttgtaatttcCAGTTTTAAAATAGCTTTAAGTTACTTTTCATACAAAAGTAGGCACACTCTAGTTAATTAACTTATTACCATTGGTACATCCTTTAAttggatattattattagtatgttttgtaatttacttattttaatgttgattataattattatcatcatatataaaattatatattactgATATCTTTTAGGGTTGTAAATGAACCAAATGTCTCGCGAACTATTCAAACTCGAATCAATAAAAAGTTTGTTCAAATTACCTTATTGAAATAAATCTACCATTTATTAGCTTTAATTTACCTTCCATACAAGAGTAGGCATGGTCTAGTTAATTAACTTATTGAAATCAATCTACCATTTATATGCACTTTGTACATCGtttaattggattttattattagtgtgttggttttgtaattttgttcattttaattattatcatagtatataaattatatattattactatcATTTAGGGTTGTTTATCGATAAAAAGCTTGTTCTAAGTCGTTCGTTAATATAAACGAGCCGAGCTCGAGTTTAATTTCGAGCTCGATAATTTTATCGAGCCGAACTCGAGCTTGATATAATTTGATTCGTTAGATCGCGAACCTGCTCATTTATTGGCTTGCGAACAGGCTCGTCAGCTCGAACTTGAACTCGGTCCATTTATAAAGTTTGCAAACAGATTCGCAATCTGGTTCGTTTATAAAATTCGTGAACATGTTGTTTATAGCTCAACATGCAAACTCGTCTATAGACTCGAATTCGAatccaaaataataatagtaatataactaaaatatttaaatgtagTAACAGTAATAACtgcaacaaaaataataaataatatataaatatattctatactaaattattaaaataaatattttttaagttaaataaaataaagttgattcattattataattttttattttatttgtaaattattgtgcattttatatttaatttacattTTTACGATGGTAAAAATATTCCAACTATATCatctaattataataatttaataaaaattatttattattcaaaccttaattagtatataataggTGATGACTAACTAAGCActaatgtaaaagaaaaaaatttaaatattgtgTCTAAATGAATATAGTGGTATTACCTCTATTGtgaaactttttatatatatcttaatcttaatacAAAGCAATTTATTTTCAACCTCATACTTTtgagtttttaaatatttcatatttgtCCAACTTGAATTTTGGAGTTAATAGAGTGGAATGTCGGTATTGGATCATTCagtttttttgagaaaatcttagtttaattaaaattttgtattgaatttatgtttatatttataaatggtaatcaaattgaaaactaagctaaaataaattaagactgtaatttataaagttaatatgttattataaaacttttttttatctattttattatatcacaCTTcgtctattttaaattttataaatattattcataaaaaGGTGAGTGTcactaaaagataaaattgtgGGGCTGATTTATATGCTCTTTTAAGTTAGCACGGACTTGTGATATGTTGAGTATGTTCTTCTTGCAATTTTTATGTATCGTTGGTCTTTACTTTCATTATCCATATTGTTTTagtaatactttttttttcatgttttactatatttttagGTACtgatgttaattatttttgttacaaatttgaattttttttatttgttttgctAAATTTGATACTTTCATCATTTATTGCTATATTTTTAGATGTTACTATTGATTAAcctatttattgaaaaatagttaatgAGTCCGAATTAGAGCTCGAATTGTGCTTAACGAGTTTGAACTTGAACTTTTCTCATCATGCAACCACTTAATGAATCAAATTTGAACTAAGTTCAAGTTAACATCAGATCGAGCTAGTTGCGAACTGAGCTCGAATTATTCGCGAtcctaattattttcaaacGAGTCAAGTTCGAGCTATATTAAAGCTCGAATCGAACTCAAGCTCATGCCAAAATTAAACAAACCAAACTTAAAGTTGTTTATTTTCGGTTCGGATTGGTTCGACTGCAACTCCACTATCattgtaatattatttatattacttATATATCATATTTGACACctaatcataaatttatagtaaaacttaaacaaaaataaatcttttatacATAAAGTATATAAGATACCcgtgaatttatttatttcgatttcttttatttggttctttatatatatatttttttaaattaaaaattttaatctatttCATAAGTCGGGTTAACAATATTTTTCAGTCCTGCTTTATCGATTTTGGTATGAACTATTTTTCCACCCTACTCCACACAATCTATAATTTAAATGAAGAAATGGACCATCTAACTAACTCATCATTCTGATTAAAACCACCTTCAATTCATTGCTCTCTCATCAATTGCagatcttttatttcttttccttgtaTCTGTAATGGAGGGACTAATACCATTTGTCTATAATGTCATTGTTCAATACAGGACCAGGGGAGGACAATCAGGCATCTCATTTGGAGAATGCACTCCCACACCATATGTAAGACTTGCAGGCGATTCGGGTCGATTCACTTCATCAAGCATTCAACTTCTTCTTCCTGAATATGtatgttcttcttcttcttcttcaggaTCCCTGGTGTATCCTCCTCCAAGTTCTCACCAGCTTCTTAGCTCCTACAGGGAACCAATCCCCTGACTGTGTGTTCCTTTTCAAAGTAATGATACTATGTTTCTTGATTTGGTGTGCGAATTCAACATGTGTATAAAGTTAATTGCTTGTCACTGTCTGTTAACTTGAACTGTGATCTACCATTAGCAGTTGAGAAACTTTTACAGGTTTAATAAGAAAGAGATGCCAAAATGGCATCCTGCTTTGTGCCTGGTGAATCAGTAGCAATGTTCTAAAGAGTGAATTACAAGGAAGAAATGTCTAGCAGAATCATTTTTTGAACACTTAAAATCTCTGAACAGTGAGTGAGCAGAGAAAAGGAATATGTGAACattgaaatgaaaaatgatCAGGGTACTCAACAGATCATGAATCTTTTTCAGCAAAAAAGGCTATCAAGTTACAGATTGCACATCAATACACACTTCACACACGTTACGTATTGAACTGTAGccaatgaaaaagaaaagcagcagcagcagcgataagaaaaacaacccaaaaagaaGATAAGAGGCAATACATGATCCCCTTCTCTCaggaacaaaaaaagaaaaagagagtaGAAATTAGCAAGCAAACAAGACAGACACAAACAAAAACTTTCAGCAGCAGCGTCATTAGCCATCACCGCCTCCGCCACCACCACTTTCTACGGCAGACATATGTGCTGCACTCACTGCTACAACAGCTGCAGCTTCACTGCTGGCAGTGTTGGTTGTTCCTTGATGATGGCTACTCCCTTCTATGGGATCATCATCAGTGGCAGCAGTAGCAGTAGCACCGCCTTTACTCTTATCCTTTTTATGAGCTTTACGATGAgacgatgatgatgatttctccgatccttcttcttcattcTTGCTTTCTTTCTGCTTAAATCCTGGTATGCACCCACATAAGTTTGCACACCTCATTGTTACTACCAGTACCTCTACTGCTACACCTTGTTTCAGATTTCCATATCACtcagttttctttcttctatatAAGGACAGACAACAAATAAGGTTGCtacaatttataattattggcATTATTGCTTAGTTAACAAGCATCTTTGATGAACATAAATCAAGGAATTATTGGTAAAAGTATGATTCCTatgacttttatttttcttgcttgTTAATGGTCCAAAGTGTCTCCACTAATTTTGTTTATGTAAATGAACAGTATTAATTCTATGATTAGTGGGGTCATAAACAAGGTTAAATTGTCTCAAATGGGTTTAATCCTTTGACAAAATGACTTGAAAATATagaggttttttttttatctcttctTAAAATCCCAATAAaccaaaaagaataattatatgaaaattttcatattttttaataatttaacacCCAATAGATAATGTcggtttttatttaaatttcaaataaattaacattattaACTTATAATGATATGTACAgacataatatatttatgtttgaaacacatttattttgttaatatgacTAAAAATTTATGCCGCTcgatttttattcataaaaatatgtttt
The Ricinus communis isolate WT05 ecotype wild-type chromosome 1, ASM1957865v1, whole genome shotgun sequence DNA segment above includes these coding regions:
- the LOC8284099 gene encoding methylsterol monooxygenase 2-2; this encodes MASLIESGWLYLITHFSDFQLACLGSFFLHESVFFLSGLPFIYFERAGWLSKYKIQTKNNSPAAQEKCITRLLLYHFGVNLPVMIFSYPVFKYMGMRSSLPLPSWKVVLTQIIFYFILEDFVFYWGHRILHTKWLYKHVHSVHHEYATPFGLTSEYAHPAEILFLGFATIIGPAITGPHLITLWLWMVLRVLETVEAHCGYHFPWSLSNFMPLYGGADFHDYHHRLLYTKSGNYSSTFIYMDWIFGTDVGYRKLKALKSSGVENGNKQM